In Campylobacter showae CSUNSWCD, one genomic interval encodes:
- a CDS encoding NYN domain-containing protein: MKINAYIDGFNLYHSIDALKDNTLKWLNLRKLCELFLKEGDELNEVYYFSAPPTHLPTKMQRYEAYTKALQGAGVKAIFGSFKKKFAKCHICGARYATHEEKQTDINIAIRLLQDAFNDDFDKAFLVTADTDLVSTIKTIRQTYPHKSIILLTPPNRAKYSHELKQNATASLEIKAKHIRRALLPNEVNLNGEIVKIPAEYQRV, translated from the coding sequence TTGAAAATCAACGCTTACATAGACGGCTTTAATCTTTATCACTCAATCGATGCCTTAAAAGATAATACGCTTAAATGGCTAAATTTGCGCAAGCTTTGTGAGTTATTTTTAAAAGAGGGTGACGAACTAAATGAGGTTTATTATTTTTCAGCCCCTCCAACACATTTGCCAACCAAAATGCAAAGATACGAAGCTTACACTAAGGCATTGCAAGGCGCAGGTGTTAAAGCGATATTTGGAAGCTTTAAAAAGAAATTTGCTAAATGCCACATATGTGGAGCACGATATGCTACACACGAGGAAAAACAGACAGACATTAACATAGCCATTAGGCTTTTACAAGACGCCTTTAATGACGATTTCGACAAAGCCTTTTTAGTAACTGCGGATACCGACCTAGTATCCACAATTAAAACCATACGCCAAACATACCCACACAAAAGCATAATCTTATTAACACCGCCAAATAGAGCCAAATACTCCCACGAGCTAAAGCAAAATGCGACCGCGAGCCTAGAAATAAAAGCTAAACACATAAGGCGCGCATTACTCCCGAACGAGGTAAATTTAAACGGCGAGATTGTCAAAATACCCGCAGAATATCAAAGAGTCTAA
- a CDS encoding phage antirepressor KilAC domain-containing protein has product MSAIVTFNDLNLEISEYQDTWSLSDKQVAQGFGVTQNAVSLQRIKGATEYREGVHYYYKDMYNDGKGNLTDTPPSNRREGVKPQKMVFWTKKGIITLGFKLEETPQTILFRDWASDFILNGGNRPLDIHDVLADPRAAADILLRLADTQDEVKRLECKVKADEPYVDFARAVEVSKGDIKIGEYAKILCDKDKGIDTGEIRLFALMRELGILMLNNEPLQKYLNMGYFRRKPQTFTKPNGERGLNLITLITPKGQVKLAKKLIEAIKAKNAPQLAEG; this is encoded by the coding sequence ATGAGCGCAATAGTAACATTTAACGATCTAAATTTAGAGATTTCGGAGTATCAAGACACCTGGAGCTTGTCGGACAAGCAAGTAGCGCAGGGTTTCGGCGTAACGCAAAACGCGGTAAGCTTACAAAGAATAAAAGGCGCGACCGAATACCGCGAGGGCGTGCATTATTATTACAAAGATATGTATAACGACGGCAAAGGAAACTTAACAGATACACCCCCTTCTAATAGAAGGGAGGGAGTAAAGCCTCAAAAAATGGTCTTTTGGACTAAAAAGGGCATTATTACACTAGGCTTTAAATTGGAGGAGACGCCGCAGACGATTTTATTCAGGGATTGGGCTAGCGATTTTATCCTAAACGGCGGTAACCGCCCTTTGGATATTCACGACGTATTAGCAGACCCGCGAGCGGCTGCCGATATTCTTTTGAGGCTAGCAGACACGCAAGACGAAGTAAAACGCCTAGAGTGCAAAGTAAAAGCCGATGAGCCTTACGTAGATTTCGCACGAGCCGTTGAGGTTAGCAAGGGCGATATTAAAATAGGCGAATATGCGAAAATCCTTTGCGATAAAGATAAGGGCATAGACACGGGCGAGATACGATTATTTGCTCTAATGCGCGAGTTGGGGATTTTAATGCTCAATAACGAGCCTTTGCAAAAGTATCTAAATATGGGCTATTTTAGACGCAAACCGCAGACGTTTACAAAGCCAAACGGAGAGCGCGGGCTAAACCTCATCACTCTAATAACGCCAAAGGGTCAAGTAAAGTTAGCTAAAAAGCTAATCGAGGCGATAAAAGCAAAAAATGCGCCTCAATTAGCAGAGGGTTAA
- a CDS encoding helix-turn-helix transcriptional regulator: MNPLIVKNATLSPKETAQYLGISTATLWRFMKRDDFPKPKRLTERTIRFLKSELDAYLQDRSA, translated from the coding sequence ATGAACCCATTAATCGTAAAGAACGCCACGCTAAGCCCGAAAGAGACGGCGCAGTATTTAGGTATTTCGACCGCTACGTTATGGCGTTTTATGAAACGCGACGATTTCCCGAAGCCAAAACGCTTAACAGAGCGCACTATCCGCTTTTTAAAGAGCGAGCTAGACGCCTATTTACAAGATAGGAGTGCGTAA
- a CDS encoding tyrosine-type recombinase/integrase, whose translation MATFAKDSQLKNYALKDGKTREWIKDISTPYLYIYATQTKNGVSKTFVFRYADEERKTNQIIIGKYPSITLAEARAKATELKRLKERGEDIKKAVIAQKAVKFEDAAREWIEKERAKNTSSLSREAGRINNYLMPYLKNGDIRTLARRDYAQTIERIQEAETKKGISHDTSKRTFRLLRKILDLAVNKGYIEHNPTRDIIFADTFKISKCENFRAITDPERLGELLRAIDGFRGSNSTKQALVFGAHTFLRSANVRGLKWQYVSFDKNLIVFPASDMKMGADFAVPISRQVKELLKAQYEIRRGDFVFPSDITSLKPLSENTLNYALKRLGFGGETVFHGLRATASTLLNENIKRHGKGAEIIELCLDHRERNKIKSIYDRSQRLEERAELMQWWSDYLDEVKGE comes from the coding sequence ATGGCGACATTTGCGAAAGATAGCCAACTAAAAAATTACGCACTAAAAGACGGCAAGACTAGAGAGTGGATTAAAGATATTTCCACTCCATACCTTTACATTTATGCGACGCAGACTAAAAACGGCGTAAGCAAAACGTTTGTCTTTAGATATGCCGACGAGGAGCGCAAAACTAATCAAATCATCATAGGCAAGTATCCAAGTATCACGCTAGCCGAAGCAAGAGCCAAAGCAACAGAGCTAAAACGGCTAAAAGAGAGGGGCGAGGACATCAAAAAAGCCGTGATAGCTCAAAAGGCGGTTAAATTTGAGGACGCGGCGCGCGAGTGGATAGAAAAAGAGCGGGCTAAAAATACCTCATCGCTTAGCAGAGAGGCGGGGCGGATAAATAACTACCTTATGCCCTATCTCAAAAACGGCGATATTCGCACGCTAGCGCGCAGGGATTACGCGCAGACGATAGAGCGCATACAAGAAGCCGAGACCAAAAAAGGCATAAGCCACGACACGAGCAAACGCACGTTTAGACTACTTCGTAAGATTTTAGACTTAGCCGTCAATAAAGGCTACATCGAACATAACCCGACGAGGGATATTATTTTTGCCGATACTTTTAAAATCTCAAAATGCGAGAACTTTAGAGCGATAACAGACCCCGAAAGGCTAGGCGAGCTTTTAAGGGCGATTGACGGCTTTAGAGGCTCAAACAGCACCAAGCAGGCGTTAGTATTCGGCGCGCATACCTTTTTACGTAGCGCGAACGTCAGAGGGCTAAAATGGCAATATGTTAGCTTTGATAAAAACCTCATCGTATTTCCCGCTAGCGATATGAAAATGGGCGCAGACTTCGCCGTGCCGATTAGCAGGCAAGTAAAAGAGCTTTTAAAAGCTCAATACGAGATAAGGCGGGGCGATTTCGTATTTCCTAGTGACATAACGAGCCTAAAACCGCTAAGCGAGAACACGCTCAACTACGCGCTTAAGCGGTTAGGCTTTGGCGGTGAAACGGTATTTCACGGACTGAGGGCGACCGCCTCAACACTACTAAACGAGAATATCAAACGACACGGCAAAGGCGCGGAAATAATCGAGCTTTGTTTAGACCACAGAGAGCGAAACAAAATAAAATCAATATACGACAGAAGCCAAAGACTAGAGGAGCGCGCCGAGCTTATGCAGTGGTGGAGCGACTATTTAGACGAAGTGAAAGGGGAGTAA
- a CDS encoding Hpt domain-containing protein — translation MGILKSLEIDYSYDIVEEFLSHYTLMCDLMEPLIINLARHDRYGSNISELFRIFHNIKSAAGFMRLDPIIKLTTLAEEICGEARDLQGPANEDFVDWLLLLSDQFNRYKNDIENDAEFFSPLDANIVKIPQKLDV, via the coding sequence ATGGGAATACTGAAAAGCCTTGAAATAGACTACTCATACGACATAGTAGAGGAGTTTTTATCGCACTATACTTTGATGTGCGATTTAATGGAGCCGCTAATCATAAACCTTGCCAGGCACGATAGATACGGTAGCAATATTAGTGAACTTTTTAGAATTTTTCATAATATTAAATCCGCAGCAGGCTTTATGAGGCTTGATCCTATAATTAAGTTAACTACGTTAGCAGAGGAAATTTGCGGCGAAGCAAGGGATTTACAAGGGCCGGCAAATGAAGATTTTGTGGACTGGTTACTTTTATTGAGCGACCAGTTTAACAGATACAAAAACGACATAGAAAACGATGCCGAGTTTTTCAGCCCCTTAGATGCAAATATCGTAAAAATACCGCAAAAACTAGACGTTTGA
- the panB gene encoding 3-methyl-2-oxobutanoate hydroxymethyltransferase, with amino-acid sequence MLENNKKVTIYDIINKKGLEPIVMITAYDALFARLFDDYVDIILVGDSLNMSFNGKKDTLSLKMDDALYHVKAVLQGAKHAFVVADMPFGSYQDEKSALKNATKFIKAGADAVKFEGGLKAAPIVKRLVGEGINVMAHIGLMPQFVRNEGGYKIKGRSEADEARLIDEAKALECAGAFSAVVEGTLSPVAAKVAKSVQMPIIGIGAGADVDGQVLVWSDMLGFFDEFKPKFVKRYLDGANLVRTAVETYAREVREKTFPSEEFEYKI; translated from the coding sequence ATGCTAGAAAATAATAAAAAAGTTACAATTTATGATATAATTAACAAAAAGGGTTTAGAGCCCATCGTTATGATCACGGCTTATGACGCTCTTTTTGCGCGGCTTTTTGACGATTACGTCGATATTATCTTGGTCGGCGACAGTCTAAACATGAGTTTTAACGGCAAAAAAGACACCCTTAGCTTAAAAATGGACGACGCGCTTTATCACGTTAAGGCTGTTTTGCAGGGTGCAAAGCATGCTTTTGTCGTTGCCGATATGCCCTTTGGTAGCTATCAGGACGAAAAATCCGCGCTAAAAAACGCGACCAAATTTATCAAAGCAGGCGCGGACGCCGTCAAATTTGAAGGCGGTCTAAAAGCCGCTCCTATCGTAAAAAGGCTCGTGGGCGAAGGTATAAACGTGATGGCTCACATCGGGCTCATGCCTCAGTTTGTGCGAAACGAGGGCGGCTACAAGATAAAAGGACGCAGCGAGGCCGACGAAGCGCGCTTGATCGATGAGGCGAAGGCGCTCGAGTGCGCTGGAGCGTTTTCTGCCGTGGTCGAGGGCACACTAAGCCCGGTTGCGGCAAAGGTCGCAAAAAGCGTGCAGATGCCTATCATCGGTATCGGCGCGGGTGCCGACGTGGACGGACAGGTACTCGTGTGGAGCGATATGCTCGGGTTTTTCGATGAGTTTAAGCCGAAATTCGTCAAGCGCTATCTTGACGGAGCAAATTTGGTGCGAACGGCCGTCGAAACCTATGCTCGTGAGGTTAGAGAAAAGACCTTTCCGAGCGAGGAGTTTGAGTATAAAATTTAG
- a CDS encoding tetratricopeptide repeat protein, translating into MKILLILATLLGSLMASNPNFGLGIDSLGEQSEQAQNEKRFSKREEAARQAIENADYDAAFKILSPLCEEGDAMSCAALGSMHFSGLGAEKSNEKAELFFEKSCELGNGTGCFDLALLNVKEIFGPKDENKIFRLYEKGCELGSEAACNNLGLIYESQNDLKKSINLYAKACRKFDGAGCYNYGRMMHEGLGAERDLTSAHKAFDTSCYMKNALGCYALGYVYEHAQGVEFAVYDAYDGYSRACKLGNDDGCRALGFENYEKNIEIYEKFESIAEGCKFGNDSDCKLLKARIAEF; encoded by the coding sequence TTGAAAATTTTATTGATTTTAGCGACGCTTTTGGGCTCGCTAATGGCCTCAAATCCGAATTTTGGGCTAGGCATCGATAGCCTAGGCGAACAAAGCGAGCAAGCGCAGAACGAGAAGCGATTTTCTAAGCGCGAGGAGGCCGCGAGGCAGGCGATCGAAAATGCCGACTATGACGCTGCTTTTAAGATTTTATCGCCGCTTTGCGAGGAGGGCGATGCGATGAGCTGCGCGGCGCTGGGCAGTATGCATTTTAGTGGGCTTGGGGCCGAAAAAAGCAACGAAAAAGCCGAGCTTTTCTTTGAAAAATCTTGCGAGCTAGGAAACGGCACGGGCTGCTTTGATCTGGCGCTTTTAAACGTCAAGGAAATTTTCGGCCCTAAAGATGAAAATAAAATATTCCGCCTCTACGAAAAAGGCTGCGAATTAGGCTCTGAAGCGGCTTGCAACAACCTCGGTCTCATCTACGAATCGCAAAACGATCTCAAAAAATCCATAAATTTATATGCCAAAGCGTGCAGGAAATTTGACGGTGCTGGCTGCTACAACTACGGCAGGATGATGCATGAGGGGCTGGGCGCAGAGCGCGATCTAACAAGCGCGCACAAGGCTTTTGACACCTCGTGCTATATGAAAAATGCGCTTGGCTGCTATGCTCTTGGCTACGTTTACGAGCATGCGCAGGGCGTGGAGTTCGCCGTTTACGACGCGTACGACGGATATTCGCGCGCTTGCAAGCTCGGCAACGACGACGGCTGCAGGGCTCTGGGCTTTGAAAACTACGAAAAAAATATAGAAATTTACGAAAAATTCGAGTCCATCGCGGAGGGGTGTAAATTTGGCAACGATAGCGACTGCAAGCTTTTAAAGGCAAGAATAGCGGAGTTTTAA
- the ruvB gene encoding Holliday junction branch migration DNA helicase RuvB has protein sequence MDRIVEIEKISFENDFEVSLRPTRFEDYIGQEKIKQNLGVFIKAAKKRGECLDHVLFYGPPGLGKTTLAHIIANEMGVSIKMTAAPMIEKSGDLAAVLTNLQEGDVLFIDEIHRLSPAIEEVLYPAMEDFRLDIIIGSGPAAQTIKIDLPKFTLIGATTRAGMISAPLRDRFGMDFRLQFYTREELARIVQIASVKLGKECEKAAALEVAARSRATPRIALRLLKRIRDFAEVNDEAIISQPRAKEALDALGVNDIGFDEMDIKYLEILLAAKRRPMGLSTIAAALSEDEGTVEDVIEPYLLANGYIERTAKGRLASAKAYEVFKLKFDGPKEGNLF, from the coding sequence ATGGATAGAATAGTCGAAATAGAAAAAATAAGCTTCGAGAACGATTTTGAGGTGTCGCTGCGCCCAACGCGCTTTGAAGACTACATCGGGCAGGAAAAGATCAAGCAAAATTTAGGCGTATTTATAAAGGCTGCCAAAAAGCGCGGCGAGTGCCTAGACCACGTGCTTTTCTACGGGCCGCCGGGCCTTGGCAAGACGACGCTGGCGCACATCATCGCAAACGAAATGGGCGTGAGTATCAAGATGACGGCCGCTCCGATGATAGAAAAAAGCGGCGATCTGGCGGCGGTGCTGACAAATTTGCAAGAGGGCGACGTGCTATTTATCGACGAGATACATCGCCTAAGCCCCGCGATCGAGGAGGTGCTTTATCCTGCGATGGAGGACTTTCGCCTAGATATCATTATAGGCTCGGGGCCTGCGGCGCAGACCATCAAGATCGACCTGCCTAAATTTACGCTCATCGGCGCTACGACGCGCGCGGGCATGATTTCAGCACCCCTGCGAGATAGATTTGGCATGGATTTTAGGTTGCAGTTTTATACCAGAGAGGAGCTGGCTCGTATCGTGCAGATCGCCTCGGTGAAGCTTGGCAAAGAGTGCGAAAAAGCCGCCGCTCTCGAGGTCGCCGCTCGCTCACGCGCTACGCCTAGGATCGCGCTACGGCTGCTAAAGCGCATACGAGACTTTGCCGAGGTAAACGACGAAGCCATCATCTCGCAACCCCGCGCCAAAGAGGCTCTGGACGCGCTTGGCGTAAACGACATAGGCTTTGACGAGATGGATATCAAGTATCTAGAGATCCTGCTCGCCGCCAAACGCCGTCCGATGGGTCTAAGCACGATCGCGGCGGCTCTAAGCGAGGACGAGGGCACGGTCGAGGATGTGATCGAGCCCTATCTGCTCGCTAACGGCTACATCGAGCGCACCGCCAAAGGCAGGCTAGCAAGCGCCAAAGCCTACGAGGTGTTTAAGCTTAAATTTGACGGTCCAAAGGAAGGAAATCTATTTTAA
- a CDS encoding DUF1566 domain-containing protein — protein MKKFYFVFALLLCFDLVFAGNETAGFSRDDGLEVVRDDIYKLMWQDGKDVFEGDWKEAKRYCENLKFAGYSDWRLPTRKELLSITDDSKSDWQRVSDPKKCSKAAYDGACRLAINSAFKNVKLYYYYQSSTKNVDPSYGVRIVYFGDGSDTWSGLSKRHRVRCVRQY, from the coding sequence ATGAAGAAATTTTATTTTGTGTTCGCGCTTTTACTATGTTTTGATTTGGTATTTGCCGGAAACGAAACGGCTGGATTTAGTAGAGATGACGGTCTGGAGGTCGTTAGAGACGATATTTATAAGCTAATGTGGCAGGACGGCAAAGATGTGTTTGAAGGCGACTGGAAAGAAGCTAAACGCTATTGCGAAAATTTAAAATTCGCAGGTTATTCCGACTGGCGACTGCCCACTAGAAAAGAGCTTTTAAGCATCACTGACGATAGCAAGTCAGACTGGCAGCGCGTCTCTGATCCAAAGAAGTGCTCAAAAGCTGCATATGACGGAGCATGCCGTTTGGCTATAAATTCGGCTTTTAAAAATGTTAAACTTTATTACTACTATCAAAGTTCAACAAAGAACGTGGACCCGTCGTATGGAGTGAGAATAGTATATTTCGGGGACGGTAGTGATACCTGGAGTGGTCTATCTAAGCGTCACAGAGTGAGATGCGTTAGACAGTATTGA
- a CDS encoding DUF1566 domain-containing protein, translating to MKIYMTVSLLLCGLLNADVLIPACQRDNDKNVVVCSETKLGKLMWQDDPKIFNGDWDKAKSYCENLNFAGYSDWRLPTRIELLSITDDSKFNPSINSAFKNVKSRLYWTSTMHADDLSIAWIVSFTDGSNVWDERPFSPCVRCVRQY from the coding sequence ATGAAAATATATATGACGGTTTCTTTGCTACTTTGCGGACTGCTCAATGCCGACGTACTAATCCCCGCTTGCCAAAGAGATAACGATAAAAATGTAGTTGTATGTAGTGAAACTAAGCTTGGTAAACTTATGTGGCAAGACGACCCAAAGATATTTAACGGCGATTGGGATAAAGCTAAAAGTTACTGTGAAAATTTAAATTTTGCCGGCTATTCAGACTGGCGGCTGCCTACTAGAATTGAGCTTTTAAGTATCACAGACGATAGTAAATTTAATCCATCTATAAATTCCGCTTTTAAAAACGTGAAATCACGGCTGTACTGGACTTCCACGATGCATGCCGACGATTTGTCTATTGCATGGATTGTGTCTTTTACGGACGGTAGCAATGTTTGGGACGAAAGGCCGTTTAGTCCTTGCGTACGGTGTGTTAGGCAATATTAA
- a CDS encoding AI-2E family transporter: protein MNNRVFFGIFALCALALVVYLFKPFLLNIFIAALLAVATSNVNVKFLQLTKGKRTLSAALTTLALFSLFIAPLLYAVIEIAKHAANFNTGYITNTLNYFQSGNFQLPEPIKFLEPKIKEIIADIDVKAISTNVLSSLGGIGKSSVNFLFDMIFILVFFFFAVLYGSELVGYLKSALPMKESESEFILSEVANVMSVVLYSIVLNAILQGCLFAIITISYGYNGFLMGILFAFTSLVPVVGGLLAWGPISLYEFANGNTAAAIVIAVYTIVVISIVADTFLKPIVIKFINDRLVKIPTKINELLLFFSMIAGISTFGFWGLILGPAIVTFFISTIKLYTLLKEHSVV, encoded by the coding sequence ATGAATAATCGAGTGTTTTTTGGCATCTTCGCTCTTTGTGCGTTGGCGCTAGTCGTGTACCTTTTTAAGCCATTTTTGCTAAATATCTTTATCGCCGCCTTGCTAGCGGTTGCCACCTCAAACGTCAACGTCAAATTTTTGCAACTAACGAAGGGCAAAAGGACGCTCTCGGCGGCTCTTACGACGCTTGCGCTGTTTTCGCTGTTCATCGCGCCGCTTTTGTACGCCGTGATCGAGATCGCCAAACACGCCGCAAACTTTAACACCGGCTACATAACAAACACGCTAAATTATTTTCAAAGCGGGAATTTTCAGCTACCAGAGCCGATCAAATTTCTAGAGCCCAAGATCAAAGAGATTATCGCCGATATCGATGTTAAAGCTATTTCCACCAACGTGCTTTCTAGTCTTGGCGGTATCGGCAAATCAAGCGTGAACTTTCTTTTCGACATGATTTTTATCCTCGTGTTTTTCTTTTTTGCGGTGCTTTACGGTAGCGAGCTTGTTGGCTACCTAAAAAGCGCACTTCCGATGAAGGAGAGCGAGAGCGAGTTTATACTTAGCGAAGTGGCTAACGTCATGAGCGTCGTACTTTACTCTATCGTTTTAAATGCGATTTTGCAGGGTTGCCTTTTTGCTATCATCACGATTTCGTACGGCTACAACGGCTTTTTGATGGGCATACTCTTTGCCTTCACCTCGCTTGTCCCGGTCGTTGGCGGGTTGCTCGCGTGGGGGCCTATTAGCCTTTATGAGTTTGCTAACGGCAACACCGCGGCCGCGATCGTTATCGCCGTCTATACTATCGTAGTGATCTCTATCGTCGCAGATACGTTTTTAAAGCCGATCGTGATTAAATTTATCAACGACAGGCTCGTAAAAATCCCGACCAAGATCAACGAGCTGCTGCTATTTTTCTCGATGATAGCGGGTATCTCGACGTTTGGCTTTTGGGGACTTATCTTAGGTCCTGCGATCGTGACGTTTTTTATCTCGACGATCAAGCTTTATACATTGCTTAAAGAACACTCGGTCGTGTAA
- a CDS encoding OprD family outer membrane porin: protein MKLAKLSLAAVLALGFLGAANAADTFGEAFTKGKLAGKIQATYVDQKDERAPIHDEQLTSIQLELGYVTDPFYGFRLGVTGQGNFLPFNSMRKSGTLYDKEWRTQGAVMSEVYLGYGIGQTDIKFGRQYVNTPLVAGNPTRAFKEAFEGLTIVNKDIPNTALIGGWYYKFQGRSAVVAGGKEGRAPHFKDRVIVGGMGPVAYEFDNIFTGAVINQSIPNLKLTGAYARVTDLRRGTLQGDINFYLAEANYKVPVGDFNLGFDAMYKGSRTTRGLEDLNYDGNMIGLRAGIYDFVGFSASYAYTTVGDNDALAFGLGNGPGSYTLLPIRGPFVFTGYAGMNTHKLLFEYDFKEVGAEGLKAKLHLVKGRQDAPHRNAGPTAANTHMNVQGWAAQASYDMPWVKGLSASVTYTALERKNFDTRGAVRKTDNNELWLQVGYKFNLLN, encoded by the coding sequence ATGAAACTAGCAAAACTAAGTTTAGCCGCCGTTTTGGCGCTTGGCTTTTTGGGCGCCGCAAACGCAGCCGACACCTTTGGGGAGGCATTTACCAAAGGAAAACTAGCAGGTAAGATCCAAGCTACCTATGTAGATCAAAAAGACGAGCGCGCGCCGATACACGACGAGCAGCTGACGTCTATACAGCTTGAGCTTGGATACGTGACCGATCCGTTTTATGGCTTTAGGCTCGGCGTTACGGGGCAGGGCAACTTCTTACCGTTTAACAGCATGAGAAAAAGCGGCACCTTGTACGATAAAGAGTGGAGAACGCAGGGCGCGGTAATGTCTGAGGTATATCTGGGCTACGGCATAGGGCAGACTGATATAAAATTCGGCCGTCAATACGTAAATACTCCGCTAGTAGCGGGCAATCCGACGCGCGCGTTTAAAGAGGCGTTTGAGGGTCTAACGATCGTAAATAAAGACATACCAAACACCGCATTGATCGGCGGCTGGTATTATAAATTCCAAGGCAGAAGCGCCGTCGTAGCTGGCGGCAAAGAGGGACGCGCTCCGCATTTTAAAGATAGAGTTATAGTAGGCGGCATGGGGCCTGTGGCGTATGAGTTTGATAATATCTTTACCGGCGCGGTCATAAATCAAAGCATCCCGAATCTAAAACTAACCGGCGCATACGCTAGAGTGACCGATCTTAGGCGCGGCACGCTGCAAGGCGACATCAACTTCTACCTAGCCGAGGCTAACTATAAAGTACCCGTCGGCGACTTTAATCTCGGTTTTGACGCGATGTACAAGGGTTCTCGCACTACAAGAGGCTTAGAAGACCTAAACTACGACGGAAATATGATCGGCCTAAGGGCGGGGATTTATGATTTTGTTGGCTTTAGCGCCTCTTACGCCTATACGACCGTCGGCGACAACGACGCTTTGGCGTTTGGTCTAGGTAACGGTCCCGGCTCATACACGCTGCTTCCTATCCGCGGGCCTTTCGTATTTACGGGCTATGCCGGTATGAATACGCATAAGCTTTTGTTTGAGTACGACTTTAAAGAAGTGGGCGCCGAGGGCTTAAAAGCAAAACTACATCTAGTAAAAGGCAGACAAGACGCCCCGCATCGCAACGCCGGCCCGACCGCGGCTAACACGCACATGAACGTCCAAGGCTGGGCGGCGCAGGCTAGCTACGATATGCCGTGGGTCAAAGGGCTAAGCGCAAGCGTCACCTATACGGCTCTTGAGAGAAAGAACTTTGATACCAGAGGAGCCGTTAGAAAGACCGATAACAACGAGCTTTGGCTGCAAGTCGGATATAAATTTAACCTTCTAAACTAG